A DNA window from Actinomadura luzonensis contains the following coding sequences:
- a CDS encoding isoprenyl transferase, producing MNVRPPSPHPSGATPPPIPRELVPRHVAIVMDGNGRWAKARGLPRTEGHKAGESSLFDVIEGALELGIPYLSAYAFSTENWKRSPDEVRFLMGFNRDVIRRRRDELNAMGVRVRWAGRPGRLWKSVISELQAAEEMTVRNRKLTLQFCVNYGGQAEIVEAALRLAEDIAAGRVKPGKVDEKVFARYLDEPEIPAVDLFLRSSGEQRFSNFLLWQSAYAEMVFLDRLWPDFDRRDLWEACELYAKRDRRYGGAVPNQVT from the coding sequence GTGAACGTCCGACCTCCGTCGCCGCATCCGTCCGGGGCCACGCCGCCGCCGATCCCGCGCGAGCTGGTGCCCCGGCACGTGGCCATCGTCATGGACGGCAACGGCCGCTGGGCCAAGGCGCGCGGCCTGCCGCGCACCGAGGGGCACAAGGCCGGCGAGTCCTCGCTGTTCGACGTCATCGAAGGCGCCCTCGAGCTCGGCATCCCCTACCTCAGCGCCTACGCCTTCTCCACCGAGAACTGGAAGCGCTCGCCCGACGAGGTGCGCTTCCTCATGGGCTTCAACCGCGACGTCATCAGGCGGCGGCGCGACGAGCTCAACGCCATGGGCGTACGGGTGCGCTGGGCGGGCCGGCCCGGCCGGCTGTGGAAGAGCGTGATCTCCGAGCTGCAGGCCGCCGAGGAGATGACGGTCCGCAACCGCAAGCTGACGTTGCAGTTCTGCGTCAACTACGGCGGCCAGGCCGAGATCGTCGAGGCGGCGCTCCGGCTGGCCGAGGACATCGCGGCCGGCCGGGTCAAGCCCGGCAAGGTCGACGAGAAGGTGTTCGCCCGCTACCTCGACGAGCCCGAGATCCCCGCGGTCGACCTGTTCCTGCGCTCGTCGGGCGAGCAGCGCTTCTCCAACTTCCTGCTGTGGCAGTCGGCCTACGCCGAGATGGTCTTCCTCGACCGGCTCTGGCCCGACTTCGACCGCCGTGACCTGTGGGAGGCGTGCGAGCTGTACGCCAAGCGCGACCGCCGCTACGGCGGGGCGGTGCCCAACCAGGTCACCTGA